The Streptococcus sp. 29896 genome includes a region encoding these proteins:
- a CDS encoding alpha/beta hydrolase: MNKMKEYYLQGENRHLLVLFHGTGGDETSLLFMRKLLDPSASILSFQGTWSDQGRMRRFFKPLINGQLDQEDFEERIQDFFQNWRERDLSSYDKISLIGFSNGANFVIGLLAKGIESVNQVLLLHPSALSYPLPIISSQLPILMTAGRNDEMINLKELEKLCEAWKIHAFENLTLWLFNGGHFLTEPEKEVLIQWYRDEKIT; this comes from the coding sequence ATGAATAAAATGAAAGAATACTATCTTCAGGGGGAAAATCGTCATTTATTGGTCCTTTTTCATGGGACTGGTGGCGATGAAACCTCTTTGCTTTTTATGAGGAAGCTTTTGGACCCATCTGCCAGTATCCTATCATTTCAAGGAACCTGGTCAGATCAGGGAAGGATGAGACGCTTTTTCAAACCGCTTATCAATGGTCAGCTCGATCAAGAGGATTTTGAAGAGCGCATCCAGGATTTTTTTCAAAACTGGCGGGAAAGAGATTTGTCGAGCTATGATAAAATCAGTTTGATTGGCTTTTCAAATGGAGCCAATTTTGTCATAGGCTTGTTAGCAAAGGGAATTGAATCAGTCAATCAAGTTCTCTTGCTCCATCCATCAGCCCTCTCTTATCCGCTTCCAATCATTTCTTCCCAGCTTCCTATTCTAATGACAGCAGGTCGAAATGATGAGATGATTAATCTGAAAGAGTTGGAAAAGCTTTGTGAGGCTTGGAAGATACATGCTTTTGAAAACTTGACCTTATGGCTATTTAATGGCGGGCATTTTTTGACAGAGCCCGAAAAAGAAGTTCTCATTCAATGGTACAGGGACGAAAAAATCACCTAG
- the pepF gene encoding oligoendopeptidase F, translating into MTSAMPKRQEIDVQLTWNTDLLFPSPENYKENLVAYAEQVAAFESNFKGKLADKGIIVAALTEYEKIVILDSRLSHYAFLPLEVDKMNTELASLANEYDLVSAKARPQRDFLYSELGQLDEAFLLELKEEQLQWAAFFDAILRDKPHQLHPLQEELLSNFAPTFGQPYNNYGVTKFEDMTFDNFEANGETLGNSYVLFENDYELSHDTEIRRNSAAGFYSTLKKYKNTTAATYLSHIKNEQIEARLRGFDSTIDFLLHSQNVSRDLFDRQIDVIMKELAPHMRRYVKLVAKAHGLDKITHADLKISLPSEYNQRITPEESKQFLIDCLGILGEDYVKMIEQSFDERWIDFAQNEGKATGGFCATLYDGPSYILLSWTGLMNEVLVLAHELGHAGHFQLAKKQSVLSYDPSLYFIEAPSTANEVLTCNTLLKNNQDPGFQAYLISELISRTYFHNMVTHLLEAAFQREVYTRLDNEEYLNGDILCQIKLDVIKKFWGEDFEIGDDAGLIWMRQPHYYIGLYPYTYSAGLTIGTAMAKQLEENPEEVVEKWLETLSLGASLSAQDLAKHAGVDVSTDQPLKETIAYVGSLVDKLEQLI; encoded by the coding sequence ATGACATCTGCAATGCCAAAACGTCAAGAAATTGATGTTCAATTAACTTGGAATACAGATTTGCTCTTTCCAAGCCCTGAAAATTACAAAGAAAACTTGGTAGCTTATGCGGAACAAGTTGCTGCTTTTGAATCTAACTTCAAAGGAAAATTAGCGGACAAGGGAATCATTGTTGCTGCTCTGACAGAATACGAAAAAATCGTTATTCTTGATAGCAGACTTTCCCACTATGCCTTTTTGCCATTAGAAGTTGACAAGATGAATACTGAATTGGCGAGCCTGGCCAATGAATACGACCTCGTTTCTGCCAAGGCACGTCCTCAACGAGATTTCCTCTATTCAGAACTTGGTCAATTAGATGAAGCCTTTCTTCTTGAATTAAAAGAAGAACAGCTACAATGGGCTGCCTTCTTTGATGCAATCCTACGTGACAAGCCTCATCAGCTTCATCCACTACAAGAAGAACTTCTCTCTAACTTCGCACCAACCTTTGGTCAGCCATATAATAACTACGGTGTGACCAAGTTTGAAGATATGACCTTTGATAACTTCGAGGCAAATGGCGAAACGCTCGGCAACAGCTATGTGCTCTTTGAAAATGATTATGAACTCAGCCATGATACCGAAATTCGTCGCAATTCAGCTGCTGGCTTCTATTCAACCTTGAAGAAATACAAAAATACAACTGCTGCGACTTATTTGTCTCATATCAAAAACGAACAAATCGAAGCTCGCTTACGTGGTTTTGACAGCACAATTGATTTCCTCTTGCATAGTCAAAATGTCTCTCGTGATCTCTTCGACCGTCAAATTGATGTTATCATGAAGGAATTAGCTCCTCACATGCGTCGCTATGTCAAATTGGTTGCTAAGGCTCATGGTTTGGATAAAATCACTCATGCTGACTTGAAAATCAGTCTACCATCTGAATACAATCAACGCATTACTCCTGAAGAGTCCAAACAATTCTTGATTGACTGCTTGGGTATTCTTGGAGAAGATTATGTAAAAATGATTGAACAATCATTTGACGAGCGTTGGATTGACTTTGCTCAAAACGAAGGTAAGGCAACAGGTGGCTTCTGTGCTACTCTTTACGATGGACCATCCTATATCCTACTATCATGGACAGGTTTGATGAACGAAGTCTTGGTATTAGCTCACGAATTGGGACATGCTGGTCATTTCCAATTGGCTAAGAAACAAAGCGTCCTCAGCTACGATCCATCCCTCTACTTCATCGAGGCTCCTTCTACAGCTAATGAAGTCTTGACATGTAACACCCTTTTGAAAAACAACCAAGACCCTGGCTTCCAGGCTTACTTGATTAGCGAGTTGATCAGCCGTACTTACTTCCACAACATGGTCACTCACTTGCTTGAAGCAGCCTTCCAACGTGAAGTTTATACTCGTTTGGACAATGAAGAATACCTCAATGGTGATATTCTCTGCCAAATCAAGTTGGATGTCATCAAGAAATTCTGGGGTGAAGACTTTGAAATCGGTGACGATGCAGGTCTTATCTGGATGCGTCAACCACACTACTACATTGGTTTGTATCCATATACCTACTCAGCTGGTTTGACCATCGGTACGGCTATGGCTAAACAACTAGAAGAAAATCCTGAAGAAGTTGTTGAAAAATGGTTGGAAACCCTCTCACTCGGTGCAAGTCTTTCTGCCCAAGACCTTGCTAAACACGCAGGTGTCGACGTTTCGACTGACCAACCACTCAAAGAAACCATCGCCTATGTTGGTTCGCTAGTTGACAAACTTGAACAACTGATCTAA